In Serinus canaria isolate serCan28SL12 chromosome 5, serCan2020, whole genome shotgun sequence, the following proteins share a genomic window:
- the FREY1 gene encoding protein Frey encodes MCQVCAPPRACVLGNRGGSSVTLLWNPWNRSVCTMLCCLLLLALLLGAALPQPVRQRDSYSVPEDFSAPLELPQKHFGLVDDYGIKPKQPGFRVRLAPARPAELRRAHKSKRDGLDLLEYYEDGRL; translated from the exons ATGTGCCAGGTCTGTGCCCCGCCCAGGGCATGTGTCCTGGGCAACCGGGGTGGCTCCTCTGTGACCTTGCTGTGGAACCCGTGGAACCGGTCAGTGTGCACcatgctgtgctgcctgctgctcctcgccctgctgctgggagctgccctccCACAGCCTGTGCGCCAGAG ggacagctaCTCAGTTCCTGAGGATTTCTCTGCTCCCCTGGAGCTTCCACAGAAGCACTTTGGCCTGGTGGATG ATTACGGCATCAAACCCAAGCAGCCTGGCTTCAGGGTGCGGCTGGCCCCGGCACGGCCGGCGGAGCTGCGCAGAGCTCACAAAAGCAAGCGCGACGGGCTGGACCTGCTGGAGTACTACGAGGATGGGCGTCTGTGA
- the MAPK8IP1 gene encoding C-Jun-amino-terminal kinase-interacting protein 1 translates to MAEREKGAASPPASSPFLGLHLASPPNFRLTHDISLEEFEDEDLSEITDECGISLHCKESLASRGHVSRAGGAARAAGGGEASRLQAEMLQLDLIDAAGDTPAEEQTAPEPLQKDPPAGTTEVYRPKRPTTLNLFPQVPRSQDTLNNNSLGKKHSWQERVSRSSSPLKTGEQTPPHDHVCLSDEVNHQNSTTSTKDRGTSTESPCRRTAATQMAPACVASSRPPEKHQAPSRAPPHGASVVVVTRGPEAHRDRIRYQTDVRLEATEEIYLTPVQKNSDPLETDKPFLSQSSETRMSISSDIDTSGYSALAGKTNPSISEEDEVLDYMSSPDKTNLPRASCGGGSGGSRPGHNLQRASVSSDTSALSYDSVKYTLVVDENVQLELVSLKQCYSGYSDESDSATVYDNCISSPYESAIGEEYEEDALKRDSVCLSEDSTPEADIHFSKKFLNVFMSGRARSSSAESFGLFSCMINGEEQEQTHRAVFRFVPRHADELELEVDDPLLVEVQAEDYWYEAYNMRTGDRGIFPAYYAIEVTKDPDHVTALAKSSDWVDQFRVKFLGSVQVPYHKGNDVLCAAMQKIATTRRLTVHFNPPSSCVLEISVRGVKIAVKADDSKEHSKVNKCSHFFQLKNISFCGYHPKNNKYFGFITKHPADHRFACHVFVSEESTKPLAESVGRAFQQFYKEYVEYTCPTEDIYLE, encoded by the exons ATGGCGGAGCGAGAGAAAGGAGCTGCATCCCCGCCCGCCTCCTCACCCTTCCTGGGGCTGCACCTCGCCTCGCCCCCCAATTTCAG GCTCACCCATGACATCAGCCTTGAGGAATTTGAGGATGAAGACCTCTCTGAGATCACTGATGAGTGTGGAATCAGTCTGCACTGCAAGGAGAGCCTGGCCAGCAGG GGCCATGTgagccgggcgggcggcgcggcccgggcggcgggcggcggggaaGCCAGCCGGCTGCAGGCCGAGATGCTCCAGCTCGACCTCATCGACGCGGCGGGGGACACGCCGGCCGAGGAGCAGACGGCGCCCGAGCCGCTGCAGAAAGACCCCCCGGCCGGGACTACCGAAGTCTACAGGCCGAAGCGACCCACAACCCTCAACCTCTTCCCGCAGGTGCCTCGCAGCCAG GACACTCTGAATAACAACTCTCTGGGGAAAAAGCACAGTTGGCAGGAGCGGGTGTCCCGGTCGTCGTCCCCTCTGAAAACGG GTGAGCAGACCCCTCCCCATGACCACGTTTGCCTGAGTGATGAGGTCAATCACCAAAACAGCACAACCTCCACCAAAGACCGGGGCACATCCACGGAGAGCCCGTGCCGGCGCACGGCAGCCACGCAGATGGCCCCAGCCTGCGTTGCCTCGTCCCGGCCACCCGAGAAGCACCAGGCCCCCAGCCGGGCCCCACCACACGGTGCCAGCGTGGTGGTGGTAACGAGGGGCCCCGAGGCCCACCGGGACCGCATCCGCTACCAGACGGATGTGAGGCTGGAGGCCACGGAGGAGATCTACCTGACGCCCGTGCAGAAGAACTCGGACCCCCTGGAGACTGACAAGCCGTTCCTGTCCCAGTCCAGTGAGACCCGCATGTCCATCAGCTCCGACATCGACACCTCTGGCTattcagccctggcagggaaaaCCAACCCGTCCATCAGTGAGGAGGATGAGGTGCTGGACTACATGTCCTCCCCCGACAAGACCAACCTGCCCAGGGCCTCCTGTGGTGGCGGGAGTGGTGGCTCCCGGCCGGGGCACAACCTTCAGAGAGCCTCTGTGAGTTCAGACACCAGTGCCCTCTCCTATGACTCTGTCAAATACACACTGGTGGTGGATGAGAAcgtgcagctggagctggtcAGCCTCAAGCAGTGCTACTCAGGCTACAGTGATGAGAGCGACTCGGCCACAGTCTACGACAACTGCATCTCGTCACCCTATGAGTCGGCCATTGGCGAGGAGTACGAGGAGGATGCGCTGAAGCGTGACTCAGTCTGCCTCTCTGAGGACTCCACCCCCGAGGCAGACATCCACTTCTCCAAGAAGTTCCTCAATGTCTTCATGAGTGGTCGGGCACGCTCCTCCA GTGCCGAGTCCTTTGGGTTGTTCTCCTGCATGATCAAcggggaggagcaggagcagactCACCGTGCTGTCTTTAG GTTTGTGCCTCGCCACGCGgatgagctggagctggaggtggatGATCCTTTGCTGGTGGAGGTGCAGGCAGAAGATTATTGGTATGAGGCCTACAACATGCGCACAGGAGATCGGGGCATCTTCCCTGCCTACTATGCTATTGAAGTCACCAAGGACCCAGACCATGTAACAG CTCTGGCCAAGAGCAGTGACTGGGTGGACCAGTTTCGGGTGAAGTTCCTTGGCTCCGTGCAGGTTCCCTACCACAAGGGCAATGATGTGCTCTGTGCGGCCATGCAGAAG ATTGCCACCACGCGCCGCCTCACTGTGCACTTTAACCCACCCTCCAGCTGCGTGCTGGAGATCAGTGTGCGCGGGGTCAAGATTGCTGTGAAAGCTGACGACTCAAAGGAGCACAGCAAG GTAAACAAGTGTAGccattttttccagctgaagaaCATTTCCTTTTGTGGGTACCATCCAAAGAACAACAA ATATTTTGGGTTCATCACCAAGCACCCTGCTGACCACAGATTTGCCTGTCATGTCTTTGTCTCGGAGGAATCCACGAAGCCACTGGCAGAGTCTGTAGG GAGGGCTTTTCAGCAATTCTACAAGGAGTATGTGGAGTACACGTGCCCCACAGAGGACATCTACCTGGAGTAG